The following are from one region of the Solidesulfovibrio fructosivorans JJ] genome:
- a CDS encoding ATP-binding protein, with protein sequence MRLIERLLTSNLDFSEWGEAFNNKLLGAATLDRIRHGAYKVILEGRSYRSSREEAALKNRVAGAEENT encoded by the coding sequence ATGCGCCTTATTGAGCGCTTACTCACCAGCAACCTGGATTTCTCCGAATGGGGGGAAGCCTTCAATAACAAGCTGCTTGGTGCGGCTACTTTGGACCGGATCAGGCATGGAGCCTACAAAGTCATTCTCGAAGGAAGGAGCTATCGAAGCTCCCGAGAGGAGGCGGCGCTCAAAAATCGCGTTGCCGGTGCGGAGGAAAACACCTAA
- a CDS encoding N-acetyl sugar amidotransferase, which yields MSRYPRRRTFDIEPFTRTSDLHDIRYGLPHDVHFCKKCVISNQRPNSAVEYGHTKDSMKTTIHFGKDGVCDACRMAEQKNKTIDWSEREQSLRDLCERHRRNDGAYDCVVPGSGGKDSFYAAHILRTTYGMHPLTVTWAPHVYTEWGWKNFQSWIHAGFDNFLCTPNGRIHRLITRLAVENLFHPFQPFMFGQKALAPKMALLHKIPLVFYGENEAEYGNPIADTQTAKRDWSYFTASDKSNIYLGGTSLSDLKEHFGVQEYELQPYLPANPEHIEQQKIEVHYLGYYLKWHPQSCYYYSVEHGGFQASPERTPGTYSKYNSIDDRIDDFHYYTTFIKFGIGRATYDAAQEIRSGDITRDEGVALVKKFDGEFPERFANEIFHYLSIPANEFPEASKMFEQPIMDREYFMHLADTFRSPHLWKFEDGEWKLRRQVWQQGV from the coding sequence ATGAGTAGGTATCCGCGTCGCCGTACATTCGACATAGAGCCTTTCACGCGAACTTCGGATCTACATGACATTCGTTATGGATTGCCGCATGATGTGCACTTTTGCAAGAAATGCGTCATTTCCAATCAGCGGCCAAACTCTGCTGTTGAGTACGGTCACACCAAAGACAGCATGAAGACGACAATCCACTTTGGCAAGGACGGCGTCTGTGATGCGTGTCGCATGGCGGAGCAAAAAAACAAAACTATCGACTGGAGCGAACGCGAGCAGTCCTTGCGCGATCTGTGTGAGAGACATCGCCGCAACGACGGAGCTTACGACTGCGTTGTGCCGGGGTCTGGGGGCAAGGACAGCTTCTACGCCGCCCACATACTCAGAACCACGTATGGGATGCATCCGCTGACAGTTACGTGGGCTCCCCATGTCTACACCGAGTGGGGCTGGAAAAACTTTCAAAGCTGGATTCATGCTGGCTTTGACAACTTCTTATGTACCCCAAACGGGCGCATTCACCGCTTGATTACGCGCCTGGCCGTGGAAAATCTGTTCCATCCTTTTCAACCCTTCATGTTCGGACAGAAGGCTTTGGCCCCAAAAATGGCCTTGCTTCACAAGATTCCGCTGGTATTTTACGGCGAGAACGAGGCCGAATACGGGAACCCCATTGCCGACACACAAACCGCCAAGCGGGATTGGTCATACTTTACGGCATCGGACAAGTCCAACATTTACTTAGGTGGCACATCACTCTCTGATCTGAAGGAGCACTTCGGCGTCCAGGAATACGAGCTTCAGCCCTATCTACCCGCCAATCCAGAACACATAGAGCAGCAAAAAATTGAGGTGCACTACTTAGGCTACTACCTTAAATGGCACCCGCAAAGTTGCTATTACTACTCTGTGGAGCACGGCGGTTTTCAAGCCTCCCCAGAGCGTACACCAGGCACCTACAGCAAATACAACAGTATTGATGATCGCATCGACGATTTTCATTATTACACGACCTTCATTAAATTTGGGATCGGTCGTGCGACCTATGATGCAGCGCAAGAAATTCGCTCGGGTGATATTACACGAGATGAAGGGGTGGCGCTGGTTAAGAAATTTGATGGTGAGTTCCCCGAACGCTTTGCAAACGAAATCTTCCACTACCTCAGCATCCCCGCAAACGAGTTCCCCGAAGCGAGCAAGATGTTTGAGCAGCCCATTATGGACCGCGAATACTTCATGCATCTGGCCGACACCTTCCGGTCACCGCATCTTTGGAAATTTGAAGACGGTGAATGGAAGCTCCGTCGGCAGGTTTGGCAGCAGGGTGTGTGA
- a CDS encoding transposase domain-containing protein: MYSLTETAKVNGLVPYRYLRHLFEHLPTATSDAQRKALLPPYIAPKSLIIPT, translated from the coding sequence CTGTACTCTCTCACCGAGACCGCCAAGGTCAACGGCCTGGTGCCGTACCGTTATCTGCGTCACCTCTTTGAGCACTTGCCGACGGCAACTTCCGACGCCCAGCGCAAGGCCCTCCTGCCACCGTACATCGCTCCCAAAAGCCTGATTATCCCTACCTGA
- a CDS encoding helix-turn-helix domain-containing protein, translating into MEPTKSFSKEGAIEAPERRRRSKIALPVRRKTPNFSMRPIPGIATPSGSIRAVNDMTDCAPQSYISAILAGKRGISKETAKKFAKRFNVNPDLFF; encoded by the coding sequence ATGGAGCCTACAAAGTCATTCTCGAAGGAAGGAGCTATCGAAGCTCCCGAGAGGAGGCGGCGCTCAAAAATCGCGTTGCCGGTGCGGAGGAAAACACCTAACTTTTCGATGCGTCCGATCCCCGGTATCGCCACCCCAAGTGGCTCCATTAGGGCGGTCAATGACATGACCGATTGTGCGCCGCAAAGCTATATTTCTGCTATCTTGGCCGGCAAGCGGGGGATCAGCAAAGAAACTGCTAAAAAATTTGCCAAACGGTTCAACGTCAATCCCGATTTATTTTTTTAA
- a CDS encoding Gfo/Idh/MocA family oxidoreductase: MTNVSILLVGAGPMAVEYAKVFKAIGIAPIVVGRSEASAQKFTAETGIAVSRGGLDAWLADSNHFLPERAVVAVGEKWVGASAKALLTHGVRQLLVEKPGGFDADDILSVNNAAAKQRATVYVGYNRRFYASVEAAKRIIAEDGGVTSFNFEFTEWSHVIGPIEKEEGVKEQWFLSNSTHVIDLAFYLGGMPQEMSAYAQGGLAWHPTSSIFAGAGRSVHGALFSYQANWEAPGRWGVEVLTRKHRLIFRPIEKLQIQKIGSVAIEMVEVDDSLDKDFKPGLYKQVHAFLAEESNVLPTISEQVSMLDWYLQIRGDVK, encoded by the coding sequence ATGACAAACGTGAGTATTCTGCTCGTCGGCGCTGGTCCTATGGCTGTCGAATATGCAAAAGTTTTCAAAGCGATTGGGATAGCACCTATCGTGGTTGGACGCTCAGAAGCATCGGCACAGAAGTTTACAGCCGAAACCGGGATTGCCGTGTCACGCGGAGGTCTTGACGCGTGGTTGGCGGATTCAAATCATTTCTTGCCTGAACGCGCTGTGGTTGCGGTTGGCGAAAAATGGGTCGGAGCGAGTGCAAAAGCACTGCTTACACATGGTGTACGCCAACTTTTGGTCGAAAAACCCGGTGGTTTTGATGCGGATGATATCCTTTCCGTAAATAACGCTGCCGCAAAGCAGCGGGCGACAGTCTACGTCGGCTACAACCGGCGCTTTTATGCCTCAGTTGAGGCCGCAAAGCGGATTATCGCCGAGGATGGCGGCGTCACCTCATTCAACTTCGAGTTTACCGAATGGAGTCACGTCATCGGACCGATCGAGAAGGAAGAAGGCGTAAAGGAGCAGTGGTTCCTCTCGAATTCGACGCATGTAATTGACCTTGCATTTTACCTTGGTGGAATGCCGCAAGAAATGTCGGCATATGCGCAAGGTGGTCTGGCTTGGCACCCAACATCATCTATCTTTGCTGGAGCTGGACGATCGGTACACGGTGCGCTTTTTTCCTACCAAGCCAACTGGGAGGCCCCCGGACGCTGGGGAGTAGAGGTGCTTACGCGTAAGCATCGGCTCATTTTTCGGCCGATTGAAAAGCTTCAGATCCAAAAAATCGGCAGCGTCGCCATAGAAATGGTCGAGGTTGATGACAGCTTGGACAAAGATTTCAAGCCAGGACTATACAAGCAGGTACATGCCTTTCTTGCCGAAGAATCGAATGTTCTCCCGACGATTTCCGAGCAGGTTTCCATGCTCGATTGGTACCTGCAGATTCGTGGTGATGTGAAATGA
- a CDS encoding LegC family aminotransferase, which translates to MSTYVSLCEFIRSHFLGRDRIGLHEPQFYGNERAYVIDAIDSTFVSSVGNYVTRFEEMLCQITGAKYAVATVNGTTALHAALLVAGVQPGDMVLTQPLSFVATANAVAHAGAEPVFLDVEEDTLGLDPGAVAEFLLTACKKADGGCRHVATGRRVAACVPMHTFGHPCRVDALTDVCAGFGVPVVEDAAEALGSLRQGRHCGTFGLLGTLSFNGNKIVTSGGGGAVLTDDPELARRAKHLTTTAKLPLPYRFVHDSVGYNYRMPNLNAALACAQLEQLESFLASKRALAGEYATFCAKVGLRFVSEPADTQSNYWLNAIRLPDIATREAFLETSNDCGIQTRRAWDLLSSLPMFAHNPRGPLEVATKLAAELVNIPSSPRIQDAVHIARRTPENGQRSRPLAGDASSRS; encoded by the coding sequence ATGAGCACCTACGTTTCATTATGCGAATTCATTCGGTCCCATTTTCTCGGGCGGGATCGCATTGGCCTGCACGAGCCGCAGTTTTACGGCAACGAACGGGCGTATGTCATCGACGCCATCGATTCCACGTTCGTATCCTCAGTCGGGAACTATGTGACGCGTTTCGAAGAAATGCTTTGCCAGATCACCGGCGCGAAATACGCCGTGGCCACAGTCAACGGCACCACGGCCCTGCATGCCGCCTTGCTCGTCGCAGGAGTCCAGCCGGGCGACATGGTCCTCACCCAGCCTCTGTCCTTCGTGGCCACGGCCAACGCCGTCGCTCACGCTGGAGCGGAACCGGTCTTCCTGGACGTGGAAGAGGACACGTTGGGGCTCGATCCCGGGGCTGTGGCCGAGTTCCTGCTCACGGCCTGCAAAAAAGCCGATGGAGGTTGCCGCCATGTTGCCACCGGGCGGCGCGTGGCTGCGTGTGTGCCCATGCATACCTTCGGGCACCCCTGCCGCGTTGACGCGCTGACGGATGTTTGCGCAGGCTTCGGCGTCCCGGTGGTGGAAGACGCCGCCGAAGCCCTGGGGAGCCTCCGCCAGGGCCGACATTGCGGCACCTTCGGCCTGCTTGGCACCCTGAGTTTCAACGGCAACAAGATCGTCACCAGTGGTGGGGGCGGCGCCGTGCTGACCGATGATCCGGAACTGGCCCGCCGGGCCAAGCATCTCACCACCACGGCTAAGCTGCCGCTCCCCTACCGCTTCGTCCATGACAGCGTGGGCTACAACTACCGCATGCCCAACCTCAACGCAGCCCTGGCCTGCGCCCAGTTGGAGCAACTCGAGTCTTTCTTAGCGAGCAAACGCGCCCTGGCCGGTGAATACGCGACTTTTTGCGCCAAAGTCGGCCTACGTTTCGTGAGCGAACCCGCCGACACTCAGTCCAATTATTGGCTCAACGCCATCCGCCTACCCGATATCGCGACAAGGGAGGCCTTTCTTGAAACGAGCAACGATTGCGGCATCCAAACGCGTCGGGCCTGGGATCTGCTGTCCAGCCTGCCCATGTTTGCTCATAACCCGCGCGGCCCCTTGGAGGTGGCCACCAAATTGGCTGCGGAGTTGGTCAATATCCCGAGCAGCCCGCGCATACAGGACGCCGTGCACATCGCTCGTCGTACCCCGGAAAATGGGCAAAGGAGCCGTCCCCTTGCCGGGGACGCCTCAAGCAGATCATGA
- a CDS encoding Rossmann-fold NAD(P)-binding domain-containing protein, with protein sequence MFRVKIVGAGQLGSRHLQALKAVKYPLDIQVIDPSEASLQVAKERYDAVESGVGHAISFATRLRDSDCTDVAIIATSSDVRRQAIDHLFDLSKPRFLILEKLLFNTRQDYAYAESRFAEAGTMVWVNCPMRVMPCYEHIRQELTSDRMSYRVTGSQFGLVTNAIHYLDHVVHLSGCGDFELSLGEIDSTPIKSKRPSFLELNGRLRANFANGTTCEMTCYPTGTAPILVEIFTENQRYVVRESEGKLWHAEASTNWVWNERVATIPYQSQLTTEIVESLLASGGCGLTPYASSVRTHLSLLDPLRELIRAQSCEVSEYPFT encoded by the coding sequence ATGTTCAGAGTAAAGATCGTTGGGGCAGGGCAACTGGGAAGCAGGCATCTCCAGGCCCTGAAAGCAGTGAAATACCCCCTAGATATCCAGGTGATTGATCCTTCCGAAGCATCACTGCAGGTCGCAAAAGAGCGCTACGACGCGGTTGAATCTGGAGTCGGGCATGCCATCAGCTTTGCCACGCGTCTTCGCGACAGCGATTGCACGGATGTGGCTATCATTGCGACGAGTTCAGATGTTCGCAGGCAGGCTATTGACCATCTTTTTGACCTTTCAAAGCCGCGATTTCTCATTCTTGAGAAGTTGCTTTTTAATACGCGTCAGGACTACGCCTATGCCGAAAGTCGCTTTGCCGAGGCAGGAACCATGGTGTGGGTAAACTGCCCTATGCGGGTCATGCCCTGTTATGAACACATTCGGCAAGAATTGACCTCAGACCGTATGTCCTACCGTGTGACGGGTAGTCAGTTTGGCCTTGTGACCAACGCAATTCACTACCTAGATCATGTCGTTCACCTCTCTGGTTGCGGCGACTTCGAACTAAGCCTAGGCGAAATTGATAGCACTCCTATTAAGAGTAAGCGGCCAAGTTTCCTTGAACTAAATGGCAGATTGCGTGCCAATTTTGCCAATGGGACAACGTGTGAAATGACCTGCTATCCGACCGGAACGGCCCCGATTCTGGTCGAGATTTTCACCGAAAACCAGCGCTATGTGGTGAGGGAGTCTGAAGGCAAACTATGGCACGCAGAAGCAAGCACCAACTGGGTGTGGAATGAACGCGTAGCGACCATTCCCTATCAGAGTCAGCTCACAACTGAAATCGTCGAGTCTTTGCTTGCGTCAGGAGGGTGTGGGCTCACACCGTATGCAAGCTCTGTACGGACTCATCTAAGCTTGCTTGATCCGTTGCGGGAGTTAATTCGCGCACAGTCTTGTGAAGTCTCTGAATATCCATTCACCTAA
- a CDS encoding helix-turn-helix domain-containing protein — MKIEGGAPKRFWARHKTQALLRLLRGENIDLVSQKLVVTAATLSQWRDTFLGAGESGLKSHPVKESRRRSARKPWKMSCFERKTPDWSKTALWHTGVPSRLCLHRECLRPALVCRIWNVSKLAKPDEA, encoded by the coding sequence ATGAAAATCGAGGGAGGAGCGCCCAAGCGATTCTGGGCGCGGCACAAGACCCAGGCTCTCCTCAGACTTCTTCGCGGGGAAAACATTGATCTGGTCAGCCAGAAGCTGGTGGTCACCGCCGCCACGCTGTCCCAGTGGCGTGACACCTTTCTGGGGGCTGGTGAATCAGGCCTGAAATCGCATCCGGTGAAGGAATCAAGGAGAAGATCGGCGCGCAAGCCATGGAAAATGAGCTGCTTTGAGAGAAAAACGCCCGACTGGAGCAAAACCGCTCTTTGGCACACCGGAGTGCCAAGCCGCCTCTGCCTCCACCGGGAGTGTCTACGGCCGGCTCTTGTCTGTCGCATCTGGAATGTCTCCAAATTAGCGAAGCCAGATGAGGCATGA
- the hisH gene encoding imidazole glycerol phosphate synthase subunit HisH, with the protein MAKQVTVVDYGIGNIFSVTHAFRHCGAEVLLADKPSDIMNASCLVLPGVGAFSKGMDGLRQRGLVEPLQQYAESGRLMLGICLGMQMLLSESSEFGTHAGLNIIEGKILPIQPQSRCGEALKVPHIGWGELAQPSGGPSWDATIMKDLKEGDSCYFVHSFMAVPDNPAHRLADTEYGAIQICAVVAKDNIYGCQFHPEKSGSVGMKIIRSFLGD; encoded by the coding sequence ATGGCAAAGCAGGTAACAGTCGTTGATTATGGAATAGGTAATATCTTTAGCGTTACCCATGCCTTTCGTCATTGCGGGGCAGAGGTTTTGCTTGCCGACAAGCCAAGCGACATCATGAATGCATCATGCTTGGTCCTACCAGGCGTGGGGGCTTTCTCAAAGGGCATGGACGGGCTTAGACAGCGTGGTCTGGTCGAGCCCCTGCAACAATATGCCGAAAGCGGTCGCCTTATGCTTGGCATTTGTCTTGGGATGCAAATGCTGCTTTCAGAAAGTTCGGAATTTGGCACCCATGCGGGTCTAAATATCATTGAGGGCAAAATCTTACCGATACAGCCCCAGTCTCGGTGCGGCGAAGCGCTCAAGGTTCCCCACATTGGGTGGGGTGAGTTGGCCCAGCCAAGTGGAGGTCCTTCATGGGACGCAACAATCATGAAGGATCTCAAAGAAGGGGACTCCTGCTACTTTGTGCACTCGTTCATGGCTGTTCCTGATAATCCAGCCCACCGCCTGGCAGATACCGAATATGGCGCCATCCAGATTTGCGCAGTTGTGGCAAAGGATAACATCTATGGATGTCAGTTCCATCCCGAAAAAAGTGGTTCGGTGGGGATGAAGATCATTCGCAGCTTTTTGGGAGACTAA
- a CDS encoding acylneuraminate cytidylyltransferase family protein, with the protein MLAGGTVLAIIPARGGSKGVSGKNIREVGGKPLIAWTIEAAKGSRFVDRVILSSDDSTIIGVALAHGCEVPFTREARLAQDDTPSIDVVFDAIERCPGFDWVLLLQPTSPLRTAEHIDSAMKHCQQHNAPSCVSVCQAKESPYWMFTLCKGNKLQPLLPAAEFARRQDLPPVFILNGAIYLARTEWMMKHKKFISLGTVAYEMPDELSIDLDTESDFQQLKFFMENK; encoded by the coding sequence ATGTTAGCCGGAGGAACTGTACTTGCAATCATACCGGCTCGGGGTGGCTCAAAAGGTGTTTCCGGAAAGAACATCCGAGAAGTCGGCGGCAAGCCCCTTATCGCTTGGACCATAGAAGCCGCCAAGGGATCTCGATTCGTCGATAGAGTTATTTTGTCGTCTGATGACTCCACCATCATAGGTGTGGCATTGGCGCATGGGTGCGAAGTGCCTTTCACGCGCGAGGCGAGGCTTGCACAAGACGACACCCCTTCCATTGATGTGGTTTTCGACGCGATAGAACGCTGCCCTGGCTTTGACTGGGTGCTCCTTCTGCAGCCAACATCGCCGCTCCGCACTGCTGAGCATATTGACAGTGCTATGAAACACTGCCAGCAGCATAACGCACCATCGTGCGTATCGGTCTGCCAAGCAAAAGAGAGTCCCTATTGGATGTTTACACTTTGCAAAGGCAACAAACTGCAGCCACTCTTACCTGCGGCAGAGTTTGCCCGTCGACAGGATCTTCCACCGGTTTTCATTCTCAATGGTGCAATCTATCTTGCCCGCACAGAGTGGATGATGAAGCATAAAAAATTTATTTCGCTGGGCACAGTTGCTTATGAAATGCCTGACGAGCTTTCAATTGACTTGGACACAGAGTCAGACTTTCAGCAACTAAAGTTCTTTATGGAGAACAAATAA
- a CDS encoding polysialyltransferase family glycosyltransferase yields MTTIAESKNHVLLLAYTPCNLIMGFAAHHTVAPNAILDVLYCGATDKNELFIRQLADTCPSIASITFLSWERLEKMASSSYPLTARWALPLTKGWLERRAGERLKSVCPTPWYDIVFYPHDAVGQALGLARAAWPMASFVWIGDSFGIFVEKKAHFDLLGLRVVKHPFLREIKPSQATACLPVDQSGYALKDIPLTTISRQTILEILHLIHDSLPELTGYLEDLRHRHAGRTEIFLMTENHAELGYITLKQECAMYADLLVQYASKGSVVYVKPHPGEIFERHEPLITAIAGHCDIVTISPHFRSIPVELMFELILNCELCISMSNPRLSLKFLYNKDVLNPAEPQFVERWFDPASWRLYNDSYLLYENPREALRTWDGQGVLWSGDLPDRV; encoded by the coding sequence ATGACCACAATTGCAGAGTCAAAGAATCATGTGCTTCTTCTGGCGTATACCCCATGTAACTTGATCATGGGCTTCGCGGCTCATCATACGGTTGCCCCAAATGCTATTTTAGACGTTCTTTATTGTGGGGCCACTGACAAAAATGAACTTTTCATACGGCAATTGGCTGACACCTGTCCCTCGATAGCCTCGATTACATTTCTGTCCTGGGAGCGTCTGGAGAAAATGGCCAGCAGCAGCTATCCCCTCACCGCACGATGGGCGCTGCCACTTACAAAGGGCTGGCTTGAGAGAAGGGCGGGAGAACGCTTGAAATCTGTCTGCCCGACCCCCTGGTATGACATAGTGTTTTACCCGCATGATGCCGTTGGCCAAGCTCTCGGGCTCGCTCGGGCTGCATGGCCTATGGCCAGCTTTGTGTGGATCGGCGATTCTTTTGGCATTTTCGTGGAGAAAAAAGCACATTTTGACCTGCTTGGTCTCCGCGTTGTCAAACATCCTTTTCTGCGCGAAATAAAACCATCACAGGCCACTGCCTGTCTGCCGGTTGACCAGAGCGGCTACGCACTGAAAGACATCCCTTTAACTACGATTTCACGGCAGACCATCCTGGAGATATTGCATCTGATCCATGACTCACTTCCAGAGCTGACAGGTTATCTGGAAGATCTGCGACATCGTCATGCTGGTCGGACGGAAATCTTCCTTATGACGGAGAACCATGCAGAATTAGGCTATATCACTCTTAAACAAGAGTGCGCTATGTATGCTGATCTGTTAGTTCAATACGCCAGTAAAGGCAGTGTTGTCTATGTCAAACCACATCCAGGCGAGATTTTTGAACGTCATGAGCCTCTCATAACTGCCATTGCTGGACATTGCGACATTGTTACCATTTCTCCACATTTTAGATCCATCCCCGTTGAGCTCATGTTTGAGCTTATTTTGAATTGTGAACTCTGTATTAGCATGTCTAACCCTCGTCTTTCATTGAAATTCCTTTACAACAAAGACGTGCTCAACCCAGCTGAACCACAATTCGTAGAACGTTGGTTTGACCCAGCGTCATGGCGGCTTTACAACGATTCGTACCTCCTCTACGAGAACCCTCGAGAGGCCTTGCGAACCTGGGATGGCCAGGGAGTGCTCTGGTCCGGTGACTTGCCTGATCGCGTTTGA
- a CDS encoding acyltransferase, with amino-acid sequence MNILGRLGRCLLSSRRAASYVAGPPPWDCWQRCRDHVEVHATAIVDPCATVRVWSPDVHPSIRLSIGERSHIFSSFNLLREDSTIRVGARCQLGNVNFVCADAITVGDDVIMAWGVTLMDNDSHSTRWEKRADDVRCCYDDYLADRANLIRNKNWTHVAMSPITIRSRCWIGFNVSILKGVTLGEECVVGAGSVVTKSFPPGSVIVGNPAACIRSTSAGLSGSGSAS; translated from the coding sequence ATGAACATTCTTGGCCGGCTGGGCAGATGTCTCCTTAGCTCGCGCAGGGCGGCCTCCTATGTGGCCGGCCCACCGCCATGGGATTGCTGGCAGCGTTGTCGCGACCATGTCGAGGTGCACGCTACGGCCATCGTCGATCCTTGCGCCACAGTGCGCGTCTGGTCGCCGGACGTCCACCCGAGCATCCGTCTGTCCATCGGCGAGCGCTCCCACATCTTCAGCAGCTTCAACCTGTTGCGAGAAGACTCCACCATTCGCGTTGGCGCACGCTGCCAGCTCGGCAATGTCAATTTCGTCTGCGCTGATGCCATCACCGTGGGTGACGACGTGATCATGGCCTGGGGAGTCACGCTTATGGACAACGATTCCCACTCCACGCGCTGGGAGAAACGGGCCGACGACGTTCGTTGTTGTTACGACGATTACCTCGCCGATCGGGCGAACCTGATACGGAACAAGAACTGGACCCACGTAGCTATGTCTCCCATCACCATCCGGTCAAGATGCTGGATCGGATTCAACGTCAGCATCCTCAAGGGCGTCACCTTGGGGGAGGAATGCGTGGTGGGAGCGGGGAGCGTCGTCACCAAAAGCTTCCCACCCGGTTCCGTCATCGTCGGCAATCCAGCCGCTTGCATCCGGAGCACGTCTGCCGGGCTCAGTGGGAGCGGATCTGCAAGTTGA
- a CDS encoding transposase has protein sequence MVKERHLIECFFCKIKEFRRIATRYEKLARTFLTMLTIASCLIWLR, from the coding sequence GTGGTCAAAGAGCGACACCTGATTGAATGCTTCTTCTGTAAAATCAAAGAATTCCGTCGTATCGCAACCCGTTATGAAAAACTGGCCAGAACCTTTCTGACCATGCTCACCATTGCGTCATGCCTCATCTGGCTTCGCTAA
- the hisF gene encoding imidazole glycerol phosphate synthase subunit HisF, with translation MAGVRLIPRLDIKGPNLIKGIHLEGLRVVGDPQHFARRYYEQGADELIYMDIVASLYGRNSLNELVSRTARDIFIPLTVGGGIRSVEDVRELLRAGADKVAINTAAVLRPELISEVSQVFGSQCMVASIEAKYIADNRWEVFTDNGRERTGLDVLEWAQKAASLGAGEILLTSVDQEGTRKGFDIALVKAVADCCPIPVIASGGMGTVDHLVEVVQNGHANAVAIADVLHYDRIALRDIQIIARREGLAVRLLEERH, from the coding sequence ATGGCTGGCGTACGACTTATCCCCCGGCTTGATATCAAGGGACCAAATCTGATCAAAGGCATTCACCTTGAAGGCCTGCGCGTGGTTGGTGATCCGCAACATTTTGCTCGTCGCTACTACGAGCAAGGTGCTGATGAATTGATCTACATGGATATCGTTGCAAGCCTTTATGGAAGAAACAGCCTTAATGAACTCGTAAGCAGAACCGCGCGCGATATTTTCATCCCCCTCACTGTTGGAGGAGGGATTCGATCTGTCGAAGACGTTCGTGAACTCTTGAGGGCAGGTGCCGATAAGGTTGCCATCAATACTGCAGCAGTTTTGCGCCCAGAGCTTATCTCTGAAGTCTCACAAGTCTTTGGTTCACAGTGTATGGTGGCATCGATTGAGGCCAAGTACATTGCAGACAACCGCTGGGAAGTCTTTACTGACAATGGTCGGGAACGCACGGGCTTGGATGTGCTCGAATGGGCGCAGAAGGCGGCATCCTTGGGCGCAGGTGAGATCCTACTGACCTCAGTAGATCAGGAGGGGACGCGAAAAGGTTTCGATATCGCTTTGGTCAAAGCCGTAGCAGACTGCTGTCCCATACCAGTCATTGCAAGCGGCGGAATGGGGACAGTCGATCATTTGGTGGAGGTTGTGCAAAATGGTCATGCCAACGCAGTTGCCATTGCCGATGTGCTCCACTACGACCGCATTGCGCTACGAGACATCCAGATCATCGCTCGCAGAGAGGGTCTGGCGGTACGTCTGCTGGAAGAAAGGCACTAA